In the genome of Populus trichocarpa isolate Nisqually-1 chromosome 6, P.trichocarpa_v4.1, whole genome shotgun sequence, one region contains:
- the LOC112327877 gene encoding leucine-rich repeat extensin-like protein 1 isoform X3, with protein sequence MSSPPRLFLILFLLVSTSSFLFQISSAAHEDEDHDIDVDPNLKFENPRIRRAYIALQSWKQAIYSDPLNFTANWKGSDVCSYMGIFCAPSPQNKKVRVVAGIDLNHADIAGYLPTELGLLTDLALFHINSNRFCGVVPNSFSKMKLLHELDLSNNRFVGKFPKVVLSLPSLKYLDLRFNEFEGSVPSQLFDKPLDAIFLNDNRFQFGIPENLGNSPVSVLVFANNNLGGCIPGSIGKMGKTLNEIILMNDNLTGCLPPQIGMLKEVTVFDVSFNHLQGSLPSSIGNMKSVEQLDIAHNSFTGAIPASVCQLPNLQNFTFSFNYFTGEAPSCAAIGGVSNGTQNCIPGKTNQRSAKQCSSEAARPVDCSKFKCGGGGGGGGSGSPLTPPPRSWRGSPVRRPAPNPAPIRKPFFASPPPPPPTSKSSPSTRSHPPPPPTRSFHPPPSPHFASPPPPSKKVSPRTHLPPPPPPPPSPPPPVEQQPPTYHHIPPPPSPPPPPSHYHSNHPAPPPIEKVSPGTHYHVPPPPPSHQYQAPPPPKQSAEVPAPSYHPNSPPPPPPSCQYQAPPPPKQSAEVPAPSYHTNSPPPPPPPTNGYTHSPPPTQPTAPVPSPVEYYPPKAASSPPPPPPPLYQTPPSPPPPSEEPWLPLPPPPSTGCITPESPPPPSPTPSYQHPHPPPPPPTPSYHHPQSPSPPPPPPMSSYEHPQSPPPPPPVPSYHHPQSPPPPPHQQQWHYPPSISHQQSPPPPPHNSYAPPPPPPTPSPPPPAIENTVPLPPIVGVSYASPPPPTIPYY encoded by the exons ATGTCATCTCCTCCTCGCTTATTCTTGAttcttttcttgcttgtttCCACTTCCTCTTTCCTCTTCCAGATCTCCTCTGCAGCCCATGAAGATGAAGATCATGATATAGACGTAGATCCAAACCTCAAGTTTGAGAACCCTAGGATCCGCAGAGCCTACATTGCCTTGCAGTCATGGAAACAAGCCATCTATTCAGACCCACTCAACTTCACGGCCAACTGGAAGGGCTCAGACGTGTGCTCTTACATGGGGATCTTTTGTGCTCCATCTCCCCAGAACAAGAAAGTAAGGGTGGTGGCTGGCATTGACCTCAACCATGCTGACATTGCTGGCTACCTCCCTACCGAGCTCGGCCTTCTTACCGATCTGGCACTCTTCCACATCAACTCCAACAGATTCTGTGGAGTGGTGCCCAATAGTTTCAGCAAAATGAAGCTTCTACATGAGCTGGACCTTAGCAATAATCGGTTTGTGGGCAAATTTCCGAAGGTTGTGCTCTCACTGCCTTCCCTCAAGTACTTGGATCTGCGCTTCAACGAGTTTGAAGGTTCTGTGCCCTCCCAGCTCTTTGACAAGCCTCTTGATGCTATCTTCTTGAACGACAACAGGTTCCAGTTTGGCATCCCAGAGAATCTTGGGAACTCTCCTGTTTCTGTTCTTGTCTTTGCGAACAACAACCTTGGTGGGTGCATTCCAGGCAGCATCGGAAAGATGGGCAAAACCCTGAACGAGATCATTCTCATGAACGACAATCTCACTGGATGCTTGCCTCCCCAGATCGGGATGCTCAAGGAAGTAACTGTTTTTGACGTGAGCTTCAATCATCTTCAAGGCTCTCTCCCTTCCAGCATTGGAAACATGAAGAGTGTTGAGCAACTTGACATTGCACACAATAGTTTCACAGGTGCTATACCTGCCAGTGTTTGCCAGTTGCCTAATTTGCAAAACTTCACCTTTTCTTTCAACTATTTCACTGGCGAAGCTCCTAGCTGTGCTGCTATCGGAGGCGTCTCCAATGGTACCCAGAATTGCATTCCTGGAAAGACAAATCAGAGATCAGCCAAGCAATGTTCTTCTGAAGCTGCACGCCCTGTTGACTGCAGCAAGTTCAAATGCGGTGGCGGTGGTGGCGGAGGTGGAAGTGGCTCTCCATTAACACCACCACCACGGTCGTGGAGAGGTTCTCCAGTTAGAAGGCCAGCACCAAATCCTGCACCCATTAGAAAGCCATTCTTtgcatcaccaccaccaccaccacccactTCCAAGTCTTCACCTTCCACCAGATCACACCCCCCACCACCTCCTACAAGGTCTTTCCATCCGCCGCCATCTCCACATTTTGCATCCCCACCACCGCCTAGTAAAAAAGTATCGCCCAGAACACATCTTCCACCACCACCGCCTCCACCCCCATCTCCACCTCCACCTGTAGAACAACAGCCACCAACTTATCACCATATACCGCCACCaccatctcctcctcctccacccaGCCATTACCATTCAAATCATCCAGCACCGCCACCTATCGAAAAAGTCTCACCCGGTACTCATTACCATGTACCACCACCCCCGCCTTCCCATCAATACCAAGCACCACCGCCACCAAAGCAGTCAGCTGAAGTTCCAGCACCAAGTTACCACCCTAACTCTCCACCACCACCCCCGCCTTCCTGTCAGTACCAAGCACCACCGCCACCAAAGCAGTCAGCCGAAGTTCCAGCACCAAGTTACCACACTAACTCTCCGCCACCACCCCCTCCACCAACTAATGGATATACACATTCTCCTCCTCCAACCCAGCCTACAGCTCCAGTTCCATCACCAGTAGAGTATTACCCACCTAAAGCAGCTTCTagtccac ctccacctccacctccattGTATCAGACGCCACCATCACCGCCGCCGCCTTCAGAAGAACCATGGCTTCCCCTACCACCTCCACCATCAACTGGGTGTATCACTCCAGAATCGCCGCCGCCGCCATCACCTACACCAAGCTATCAGCACCCACacccgccgccgccgccacctACCCCAAGCTACCACCACCCGCAATCAccatctccaccaccaccaccacctatGTCAAGCTATGAACACCCACAATCACCTCCACCACCGCCACCTGTGCCAAGCTATCATCATCCGCAATCACCTCCACCTCCCCCTCATCAACAACAATGGCATTATCCACCATCAATATCCCATCAACAAAGTCCTCCGCCACCTCCCCATAATTCATatgcaccaccaccaccaccgccgACTCCATCGCCGCCGCCGCCAGCAATTGAGAACACAGTTCCACTTCCACCGATTGTAGGAGTATCGTATGCATCTCCTCCTCCCCCAACAATTCCCTACTACTAA
- the LOC112327877 gene encoding leucine-rich repeat extensin-like protein 1 isoform X1 yields MSSPPRLFLILFLLVSTSSFLFQISSAAHEDEDHDIDVDPNLKFENPRIRRAYIALQSWKQAIYSDPLNFTANWKGSDVCSYMGIFCAPSPQNKKVRVVAGIDLNHADIAGYLPTELGLLTDLALFHINSNRFCGVVPNSFSKMKLLHELDLSNNRFVGKFPKVVLSLPSLKYLDLRFNEFEGSVPSQLFDKPLDAIFLNDNRFQFGIPENLGNSPVSVLVFANNNLGGCIPGSIGKMGKTLNEIILMNDNLTGCLPPQIGMLKEVTVFDVSFNHLQGSLPSSIGNMKSVEQLDIAHNSFTGAIPASVCQLPNLQNFTFSFNYFTGEAPSCAAIGGVSNGTQNCIPGKTNQRSAKQCSSEAARPVDCSKFKCGGGGGGGGSGSPLTPPPRSWRGSPVRRPAPNPAPIRKPFFASPPPPPPTSKSSPSTRSHPPPPPTRSFHPPPSPHFASPPPPSKKVSPRTHLPPPPPPPPSPPPPVEQQPPTYHHIPPPPSPPPPPSHYHSNHPAPPPIEKVSPGTHYHVPPPPPSHQYQAPPPPKQSAEVPAPSYHPNSPPPPPPSCQYQAPPPPKQSAEVPAPSYHTNSPPPPPPPTNGYTHSPPPTQPTAPVPSPVEYYPPKAASSPPPPPLYQTPPSPSYHTNSPPPPPPPTNGYTHSPPPTQPTAPVPSPVEYYPPKAASSPPPPPPPPPLYQTPPSPPPPSEEPWLPLPPPPSTGCITPESPPPPSPTPSYQHPHPPPPPPTPSYHHPQSPSPPPPPPMSSYEHPQSPPPPPPVPSYHHPQSPPPPPHQQQWHYPPSISHQQSPPPPPHNSYAPPPPPPTPSPPPPAIENTVPLPPIVGVSYASPPPPTIPYY; encoded by the coding sequence ATGTCATCTCCTCCTCGCTTATTCTTGAttcttttcttgcttgtttCCACTTCCTCTTTCCTCTTCCAGATCTCCTCTGCAGCCCATGAAGATGAAGATCATGATATAGACGTAGATCCAAACCTCAAGTTTGAGAACCCTAGGATCCGCAGAGCCTACATTGCCTTGCAGTCATGGAAACAAGCCATCTATTCAGACCCACTCAACTTCACGGCCAACTGGAAGGGCTCAGACGTGTGCTCTTACATGGGGATCTTTTGTGCTCCATCTCCCCAGAACAAGAAAGTAAGGGTGGTGGCTGGCATTGACCTCAACCATGCTGACATTGCTGGCTACCTCCCTACCGAGCTCGGCCTTCTTACCGATCTGGCACTCTTCCACATCAACTCCAACAGATTCTGTGGAGTGGTGCCCAATAGTTTCAGCAAAATGAAGCTTCTACATGAGCTGGACCTTAGCAATAATCGGTTTGTGGGCAAATTTCCGAAGGTTGTGCTCTCACTGCCTTCCCTCAAGTACTTGGATCTGCGCTTCAACGAGTTTGAAGGTTCTGTGCCCTCCCAGCTCTTTGACAAGCCTCTTGATGCTATCTTCTTGAACGACAACAGGTTCCAGTTTGGCATCCCAGAGAATCTTGGGAACTCTCCTGTTTCTGTTCTTGTCTTTGCGAACAACAACCTTGGTGGGTGCATTCCAGGCAGCATCGGAAAGATGGGCAAAACCCTGAACGAGATCATTCTCATGAACGACAATCTCACTGGATGCTTGCCTCCCCAGATCGGGATGCTCAAGGAAGTAACTGTTTTTGACGTGAGCTTCAATCATCTTCAAGGCTCTCTCCCTTCCAGCATTGGAAACATGAAGAGTGTTGAGCAACTTGACATTGCACACAATAGTTTCACAGGTGCTATACCTGCCAGTGTTTGCCAGTTGCCTAATTTGCAAAACTTCACCTTTTCTTTCAACTATTTCACTGGCGAAGCTCCTAGCTGTGCTGCTATCGGAGGCGTCTCCAATGGTACCCAGAATTGCATTCCTGGAAAGACAAATCAGAGATCAGCCAAGCAATGTTCTTCTGAAGCTGCACGCCCTGTTGACTGCAGCAAGTTCAAATGCGGTGGCGGTGGTGGCGGAGGTGGAAGTGGCTCTCCATTAACACCACCACCACGGTCGTGGAGAGGTTCTCCAGTTAGAAGGCCAGCACCAAATCCTGCACCCATTAGAAAGCCATTCTTtgcatcaccaccaccaccaccacccactTCCAAGTCTTCACCTTCCACCAGATCACACCCCCCACCACCTCCTACAAGGTCTTTCCATCCGCCGCCATCTCCACATTTTGCATCCCCACCACCGCCTAGTAAAAAAGTATCGCCCAGAACACATCTTCCACCACCACCGCCTCCACCCCCATCTCCACCTCCACCTGTAGAACAACAGCCACCAACTTATCACCATATACCGCCACCaccatctcctcctcctccacccaGCCATTACCATTCAAATCATCCAGCACCGCCACCTATCGAAAAAGTCTCACCCGGTACTCATTACCATGTACCACCACCCCCGCCTTCCCATCAATACCAAGCACCACCGCCACCAAAGCAGTCAGCTGAAGTTCCAGCACCAAGTTACCACCCTAACTCTCCACCACCACCCCCGCCTTCCTGTCAGTACCAAGCACCACCGCCACCAAAGCAGTCAGCCGAAGTTCCAGCACCAAGTTACCACACTAACTCTCCGCCACCACCCCCTCCACCAACTAATGGATATACACATTCTCCTCCTCCAACCCAGCCTACAGCTCCAGTTCCATCACCAGTAGAGTATTACCCACCTAAAGCAGCTTCTagtccacctccacctccattGTATCAGACGCCACCATCACCAAGTTACCACACTAACTCTCCACCACCACCCCCTCCACCAACGAATGGATATACACATTCTCCTCCTCCAACCCAGCCTACAGCTCCAGTTCCATCACCAGTAGAGTATTACCCACCTAAAGCAGCTTCTagtccacctccacctccacctccacctccattGTATCAGACGCCACCATCACCGCCGCCGCCTTCAGAAGAACCATGGCTTCCCCTACCACCTCCACCATCAACTGGGTGTATCACTCCAGAATCGCCGCCGCCGCCATCACCTACACCAAGCTATCAGCACCCACacccgccgccgccgccacctACCCCAAGCTACCACCACCCGCAATCAccatctccaccaccaccaccacctatGTCAAGCTATGAACACCCACAATCACCTCCACCACCGCCACCTGTGCCAAGCTATCATCATCCGCAATCACCTCCACCTCCCCCTCATCAACAACAATGGCATTATCCACCATCAATATCCCATCAACAAAGTCCTCCGCCACCTCCCCATAATTCATatgcaccaccaccaccaccgccgACTCCATCGCCGCCGCCGCCAGCAATTGAGAACACAGTTCCACTTCCACCGATTGTAGGAGTATCGTATGCATCTCCTCCTCCCCCAACAATTCCCTACTACTAA